Proteins from one Homalodisca vitripennis isolate AUS2020 chromosome 3, UT_GWSS_2.1, whole genome shotgun sequence genomic window:
- the LOC124357329 gene encoding netrin receptor UNC5C-like isoform X1 translates to MAQFSCKWLFLLLCVLYRVRGSEEPEPDDEDLLEDPLPAVSGSSDHHSVPLPVFLEEPTDTYVIKNKPAALSCRAAHALQVYFKCNGDRLQTATGELHPHQEFVDPQTGVRNVETAINITRDDVEEYFGKDKFKCECVAWSSRGQIRSQPAVIDVAYLKKQFDSPPYSQNVEMDHQAELRCHAPPGVPPPQIYWLRNGLPLETDTNVIVSSEGHLLISQARLQDTANYTCVAENIAAKRISDPALLTVYVNGGWSSWSAWSECNSRCGRGIQKRSRLCNNPPPLNGGQQCSGPALQKSDCTALCPEEALSPAVDGRWSAWSGWSACGPDCRHHKRRTCSNPPPSNGGSYCQGKDTATANCTGPLCVVMRDEPSSLLTEEASNADADMKVALYIGLVVACSVFSCIATLLFLLHRRKGRDHSMYNMAVSEYQPEYLPNEEKKTYQVEPLQPDLTRGTVIPVAVPSCYEYPYSETVDKYPSMQRSYSDHHYDVPHLHSPYSQSRSTYSDSCSSGDGSCKSCTSVCGLSDSDSVATGAVTFAGTRLYLPESATSLTIPEGALPKGVKEQVYLAVLREDRHRPKLREGMTQLSPVVLTGPANVTLKKPAILSMQHCASLSHGHWRIALWGSDTPLDLNPVWHEVVTIEEETINTPVFAQLDERHLFLMTERLTRFVLVGEASNTSVERPFKILRLAVFAPLPLSPQPLDYGVRVYILEDTQAALEGVVQMEKQHRGCLMDKTKSLLFQEGGANLCLSLEDISPGWRSKLQADYQEVPFQHVWTSSQNHLHCSFTLERTERMAPSVSFRVLVSQNGCHSQRLVFRVNSDLSSDSTSSSFGPQGCRTVTSSSGCGSSVTTCDTKPFKFGRTLRRQLSQCLDPPNTSCNDWRMLAQRLNIDRYLNYFATKPSPTEHILDLWEARHREPTAVTDLVNILRVMGRSDAAALIEKQLGPWL, encoded by the exons GTTCAGAAGAGCCGGAACCTGATGACGAAGACTTGCTGGAAGACCCGCTTCCGGCCGTATCCGGGAGTTCGGACCACCACTCGGTGCCACTCCCCGTGTTCCTGGAGGAACCCACCGACACCTACGTCATCAAGAACAAACCTGCCGCTCTCTCGTGCCGAGCTGCGCACGCGCTTCAGGTCTACTTTAAGTGTAATGGAGATCGGCTGCAGACAGCGACCGGGGAACTCCACCCCCACCAAGAATTCGTGGACCCTCAGACCGGCGTGAGGAATGTGGAGACCGCCATCAACATCACCAGAGACGATGTGGAGGAGTACTTCGGCAAAGACAAGTTCAAGTGCGAATGCGTCGCCTGGTCCTCCCGTGGGCAGATCCGCAGCCAGCCCGCCGTCATCGACGTCGCTT atttaaagaagcaatttGACTCACCCCCGTACTCTCAGAACGTTGAGATGGACCACCAGGCTGAACTGCGATGTCACGCTCCTCCCGGGGTCCCACCCCCTCAGATCTACTGGCTGCGGAACGGTCTGCCCCTGGAGACCGACACCAACGTGATCGTCAGTAGTGAGGGACACCTGCTTATCAGTCAGGCGAGGCTGCAGGACACTGCTAACTACACGTGTGTGGCCGAGAACATAGCGGCTAAGCGCATCAGCGACCCGGCGCTCCTCACTGTATATG TGAATGGCGGCTGGTCCTCCTGGTCCGCCTGGTCCGAGTGTAACTCTCGCTGTGGTCGCGGGATACAGAAGAGGTCTCGCCTGTGTAACAATCCCCCGCCTCTCAACGGCGGCCAGCAATGCTCCGGGCCAGCGCTGCAGAAGTCAGACTGCACGGCTCTCTGTCCTG AGGAGGCTCTGTCACCGG CAGTGGACGGGAGGTGGTCAGCGTGGTCAGGTTGGAGCGCCTGCGGGCCGGACTGCCGCCATCACAAGAGGAGGACCTGCTCCAACCCTCCACCATCCAACGGCGGCAGCTACTGCCAGGGCAAGGATACGGCCACTGCCAACTGTACTGGACCTCTATGTGTGG TAATGCGCGATGAACCGAGTTCCTTGCTGACTGAAGAAg CGAGCAATGCTGATGCCGACATGAAGGTTGCTCTCTACATCGGTCTGGTGGTGGCCTGCTCAGTCTTCAGTTGCATCGCTACTCTTCTGTTCCTGCTCCACCGCCGTAAGGGCAGAGATCACAGCATGTACAACATGGCAGTGTCCG AGTATCAACCGGAGTATCTGCCCAATGAAGAAAAGAAGACGTACCAGGTAGAACCTCTTCAGCCGGACCTCACTCGAGGAACTGTCATTCCCGTAGCCGTCCCCAGCTGCTACGAGTACCCCTACTCCGAGACCGTGGACAAGTACCCGTCCATGCAGCGCTCCTACAGCGACCATCACTACGACGTCCCCCATCTGCACAGTCCCTACTCGCAGAGCCGCAGCACATACTCAGACTCAT GTTCCAGTGGTGACGGTTCATGTAAGAGCTGTACCTCGGTTTGCGGCCTCAGCGACTCAGACAGCGTAGCTACTGGAGCTGTAACGTTTGCAGGAACCCGTCTTTACTTACCGGAGTCCGCAACGTCTCTGACTATTCCAGAGGGAGCCTTGCCCAAAGGAGTCAAAGAGCAAGTCTATCTCGCAGTTCTTCGAGAGGACCGTCACAGGCCCAAGCTAAGAG AGGGAATGACACAGCTCAGTCCCGTAGTGCTGACAGGTCCAGCCAACGTCACACTGAAGAAGCCCGCAATCCTCAGCATGCAGCACTGTGCCAGCCTGAGTCACGGTCACTGGAGGATAGCTCTGTGGGGATCAGACACGCCCCTCGATCTCAACCCTGTCTGGCAT GAGGTGGTCACGATAGAGGAGGAGACTATCAACACGCCAGTGTTTGCCCAACTGGACGAGCGACATCTGTTCTTGATGACCGAGCGGTTGACGAGGTTCGTGTTAGTTGGAGAGGCAAGCAACACTTCTGTCGAGAGACCTTTCAAAATTCTAAGGCTGGCGGTCTTCGCACCCCTACCGCTCTCCCCTCAACCCCTTGACTACGGCGTGCGCGTGTACATCCTGGAGGATACACAGGCGGCTTTGGAG GGTGTGGTGCAAATGGAGAAGCAACACCGTGGATGTTTGATGGACAAAACTAAATCACTACTGTTCCAAGAAGGAGGTGCCAATCTATGTTTAAGTCTCGAGGACATCAGTCCTGGCTGGAGAAGCAAGCTACAAGCTGATTATCAG GAGGTACCGTTCCAACACGTGTGGACTTCTAGCCAGAACCACTTGCACTGTTCCTTTACCCTCGAGCGGACCGAGCGCATGGCACCTTCTGTGTCCTTCCGTGTCCTCGTCAGTCAGAACGGCTGCCACTCCCAGAGGCTCGTCTTCAGAGTCAACTCCGATCTCTCCTCTGACTCCACCAGTTCTTCCTTC GGTCCGCAAGGATGTCGAACTGTTACAAGCAGTAGTGGATGTGGCTCCAGTGTGACTACCTGTGACACAAAACCATTCAA GTTCGGCAGAACGCTGAGGAGGCAGTTAAGTCAATGTCTAGACCCGCCCAACACCTCATGTAACGACTGGCGGATGTTAGCTCAGAGACTCAACATCGACAG ATACTTAAACTACTTTGCAACGAAGCCGAGTCCCACAGAACACATCCTGGACTTGTGGGAAGCCAGGCACCGGGAACCGACGGCCGTCACTGACTTGGTGAACATCCTGAGGGTGATGGGTCGGAGTGATGCAGCGGCGCTCATCGAGAAACAGCTTGGGCCTTGGCTCTAG
- the LOC124357329 gene encoding netrin receptor UNC5C-like isoform X2, translated as MAQFSCKWLFLLLCVLYRVRGSEEPEPDDEDLLEDPLPAVSGSSDHHSVPLPVFLEEPTDTYVIKNKPAALSCRAAHALQVYFKCNGDRLQTATGELHPHQEFVDPQTGVRNVETAINITRDDVEEYFGKDKFKCECVAWSSRGQIRSQPAVIDVAYLKKQFDSPPYSQNVEMDHQAELRCHAPPGVPPPQIYWLRNGLPLETDTNVIVSSEGHLLISQARLQDTANYTCVAENIAAKRISDPALLTVYVNGGWSSWSAWSECNSRCGRGIQKRSRLCNNPPPLNGGQQCSGPALQKSDCTALCPAVDGRWSAWSGWSACGPDCRHHKRRTCSNPPPSNGGSYCQGKDTATANCTGPLCVVMRDEPSSLLTEEASNADADMKVALYIGLVVACSVFSCIATLLFLLHRRKGRDHSMYNMAVSEYQPEYLPNEEKKTYQVEPLQPDLTRGTVIPVAVPSCYEYPYSETVDKYPSMQRSYSDHHYDVPHLHSPYSQSRSTYSDSCSSGDGSCKSCTSVCGLSDSDSVATGAVTFAGTRLYLPESATSLTIPEGALPKGVKEQVYLAVLREDRHRPKLREGMTQLSPVVLTGPANVTLKKPAILSMQHCASLSHGHWRIALWGSDTPLDLNPVWHEVVTIEEETINTPVFAQLDERHLFLMTERLTRFVLVGEASNTSVERPFKILRLAVFAPLPLSPQPLDYGVRVYILEDTQAALEGVVQMEKQHRGCLMDKTKSLLFQEGGANLCLSLEDISPGWRSKLQADYQEVPFQHVWTSSQNHLHCSFTLERTERMAPSVSFRVLVSQNGCHSQRLVFRVNSDLSSDSTSSSFGPQGCRTVTSSSGCGSSVTTCDTKPFKFGRTLRRQLSQCLDPPNTSCNDWRMLAQRLNIDRYLNYFATKPSPTEHILDLWEARHREPTAVTDLVNILRVMGRSDAAALIEKQLGPWL; from the exons GTTCAGAAGAGCCGGAACCTGATGACGAAGACTTGCTGGAAGACCCGCTTCCGGCCGTATCCGGGAGTTCGGACCACCACTCGGTGCCACTCCCCGTGTTCCTGGAGGAACCCACCGACACCTACGTCATCAAGAACAAACCTGCCGCTCTCTCGTGCCGAGCTGCGCACGCGCTTCAGGTCTACTTTAAGTGTAATGGAGATCGGCTGCAGACAGCGACCGGGGAACTCCACCCCCACCAAGAATTCGTGGACCCTCAGACCGGCGTGAGGAATGTGGAGACCGCCATCAACATCACCAGAGACGATGTGGAGGAGTACTTCGGCAAAGACAAGTTCAAGTGCGAATGCGTCGCCTGGTCCTCCCGTGGGCAGATCCGCAGCCAGCCCGCCGTCATCGACGTCGCTT atttaaagaagcaatttGACTCACCCCCGTACTCTCAGAACGTTGAGATGGACCACCAGGCTGAACTGCGATGTCACGCTCCTCCCGGGGTCCCACCCCCTCAGATCTACTGGCTGCGGAACGGTCTGCCCCTGGAGACCGACACCAACGTGATCGTCAGTAGTGAGGGACACCTGCTTATCAGTCAGGCGAGGCTGCAGGACACTGCTAACTACACGTGTGTGGCCGAGAACATAGCGGCTAAGCGCATCAGCGACCCGGCGCTCCTCACTGTATATG TGAATGGCGGCTGGTCCTCCTGGTCCGCCTGGTCCGAGTGTAACTCTCGCTGTGGTCGCGGGATACAGAAGAGGTCTCGCCTGTGTAACAATCCCCCGCCTCTCAACGGCGGCCAGCAATGCTCCGGGCCAGCGCTGCAGAAGTCAGACTGCACGGCTCTCTGTCCTG CAGTGGACGGGAGGTGGTCAGCGTGGTCAGGTTGGAGCGCCTGCGGGCCGGACTGCCGCCATCACAAGAGGAGGACCTGCTCCAACCCTCCACCATCCAACGGCGGCAGCTACTGCCAGGGCAAGGATACGGCCACTGCCAACTGTACTGGACCTCTATGTGTGG TAATGCGCGATGAACCGAGTTCCTTGCTGACTGAAGAAg CGAGCAATGCTGATGCCGACATGAAGGTTGCTCTCTACATCGGTCTGGTGGTGGCCTGCTCAGTCTTCAGTTGCATCGCTACTCTTCTGTTCCTGCTCCACCGCCGTAAGGGCAGAGATCACAGCATGTACAACATGGCAGTGTCCG AGTATCAACCGGAGTATCTGCCCAATGAAGAAAAGAAGACGTACCAGGTAGAACCTCTTCAGCCGGACCTCACTCGAGGAACTGTCATTCCCGTAGCCGTCCCCAGCTGCTACGAGTACCCCTACTCCGAGACCGTGGACAAGTACCCGTCCATGCAGCGCTCCTACAGCGACCATCACTACGACGTCCCCCATCTGCACAGTCCCTACTCGCAGAGCCGCAGCACATACTCAGACTCAT GTTCCAGTGGTGACGGTTCATGTAAGAGCTGTACCTCGGTTTGCGGCCTCAGCGACTCAGACAGCGTAGCTACTGGAGCTGTAACGTTTGCAGGAACCCGTCTTTACTTACCGGAGTCCGCAACGTCTCTGACTATTCCAGAGGGAGCCTTGCCCAAAGGAGTCAAAGAGCAAGTCTATCTCGCAGTTCTTCGAGAGGACCGTCACAGGCCCAAGCTAAGAG AGGGAATGACACAGCTCAGTCCCGTAGTGCTGACAGGTCCAGCCAACGTCACACTGAAGAAGCCCGCAATCCTCAGCATGCAGCACTGTGCCAGCCTGAGTCACGGTCACTGGAGGATAGCTCTGTGGGGATCAGACACGCCCCTCGATCTCAACCCTGTCTGGCAT GAGGTGGTCACGATAGAGGAGGAGACTATCAACACGCCAGTGTTTGCCCAACTGGACGAGCGACATCTGTTCTTGATGACCGAGCGGTTGACGAGGTTCGTGTTAGTTGGAGAGGCAAGCAACACTTCTGTCGAGAGACCTTTCAAAATTCTAAGGCTGGCGGTCTTCGCACCCCTACCGCTCTCCCCTCAACCCCTTGACTACGGCGTGCGCGTGTACATCCTGGAGGATACACAGGCGGCTTTGGAG GGTGTGGTGCAAATGGAGAAGCAACACCGTGGATGTTTGATGGACAAAACTAAATCACTACTGTTCCAAGAAGGAGGTGCCAATCTATGTTTAAGTCTCGAGGACATCAGTCCTGGCTGGAGAAGCAAGCTACAAGCTGATTATCAG GAGGTACCGTTCCAACACGTGTGGACTTCTAGCCAGAACCACTTGCACTGTTCCTTTACCCTCGAGCGGACCGAGCGCATGGCACCTTCTGTGTCCTTCCGTGTCCTCGTCAGTCAGAACGGCTGCCACTCCCAGAGGCTCGTCTTCAGAGTCAACTCCGATCTCTCCTCTGACTCCACCAGTTCTTCCTTC GGTCCGCAAGGATGTCGAACTGTTACAAGCAGTAGTGGATGTGGCTCCAGTGTGACTACCTGTGACACAAAACCATTCAA GTTCGGCAGAACGCTGAGGAGGCAGTTAAGTCAATGTCTAGACCCGCCCAACACCTCATGTAACGACTGGCGGATGTTAGCTCAGAGACTCAACATCGACAG ATACTTAAACTACTTTGCAACGAAGCCGAGTCCCACAGAACACATCCTGGACTTGTGGGAAGCCAGGCACCGGGAACCGACGGCCGTCACTGACTTGGTGAACATCCTGAGGGTGATGGGTCGGAGTGATGCAGCGGCGCTCATCGAGAAACAGCTTGGGCCTTGGCTCTAG